One segment of Setaria viridis chromosome 4, Setaria_viridis_v4.0, whole genome shotgun sequence DNA contains the following:
- the LOC117853989 gene encoding cinnamyl alcohol dehydrogenase 2, with protein sequence MGSDASERTAVGWAARDAGGHLSPYSYTLRKTGPEDVAIKVLYCGICHTDIHQAKNHLGMSRYPMVPGHEVVGEVEEVGAEVTKFHAGDVVGVGLIVGCCRQCHPCKSSNEQYCSKKIWSYNDVYPDGKPTRGGFSSAMVVDQKFVVKIPAGMAPEQAAPLLCAGVTVYSPLKQFGLATPGLRGGILGLGGVGHMGVMVAKAMGHHVTVISSSDRKRGEAVDHLGADAYLVSTDAAAMAAAAGTLDYVIDTVPAHHPLEPYLALLGLDGKLVVMGVINQPLSFVSPMLMLGRKSIAGSFVGSVEETEETLAFCQAKGVTSQIEVVKMGYVNEALERLERNDVRYRFVVDVAGSNLDDA encoded by the exons ATGGGCAGCGACGCGTCGGAGAGGACGGCTGTAGGGTGGGCGGCGAgggacgccggcggccaccTGTCCCCTTACTCCTACACTTTGAG AAAGACTGGCCCGGAGGATGTGGCGATCAAGGTTTTGTACTGTGGGATTTGCCACACGGACATCCACCAAGCCAAGAACCACCTCGGCATGTCCCGTTACCCTATGGTCCCTGG TCACGAGGTGGTTggtgaggtggaggaggtgggagCCGAGGTGACCAAGTTCCacgccggcgacgtcgtcggcgtcggcctcaTCGTCGGGTGCTGCCGCCAGTGCCACCCCTGCAAATCAAGCAACGAGCAGTACTGCAGCAAGAAGATCTGGTCGTACAACGACGTCTACCCCGATGGCAAGCCTACGCGGGGCGGCTTCTCCTCCGCCATGGTCGTCGACCAGAA GTTCGTGGTGAAGATTCCGGCGGGGATGGCGCCGGAGCaggcggcgccgctgctgtgCGCCGGCGTGACGGTGTACAGCCCGCTGAAGCAGTTCGGCCTCGCCACGCCGGGTCTCCGCGGCGGCATCCTCGGGCTGGGCGGCGTCGGCCACATGGGCGTGATGGTCGCCAAGGCCATGGGCCACCACGTGACGGTGATCAGCTCGTCGGACCGGAAGCGCGGGGAGGCCGTGGACCACCTCGGCGCCGACGCGTACCTCGTCAGCACCGACGCCGcggcgatggccgccgccgccggcacgctGGACTACGTCATCGACACCGTCCCCGCGCACCACCCGCTGGAGCCCTACCTGGCGCTGCTCGGGCTCGACGGCAAGCTGGTGGTCATGGGCGTCATCAACCAGCCGCTGAGCTTCGTCAGCCCGATGCTGATGCTCGGGAGGAAGTCCATCGCCGGGAGCTTCGTGGGGAGCGTGGAGGAGACGGAGGAGACGCTGGCGTTCTGCCAGGCCAAGGGCGTGACGTCGCAGATCGAGGTGGTGAAGATGGGGTACGTGAACGAGGCGCTCGAGAGGCTCGAGCGCAACGACGTGCGTTACCGCTtcgtcgtcgacgtcgccggCAGCAATCTTGACGATGCTTAG
- the LOC140222650 gene encoding uncharacterized protein, with protein MDPLDADDWLKVINKKLDITQCNDHEKVLYAAGHLEGAAADWWDAYTTAHANANAITWEEFRNSFRTHHIPAGVMKLKQKEFLSLKQGNMTVSEYRDKFTQLSRYAPNEVDTDEKRQERFLDGTPARTNQVTPVRPNGCFKCGKVGHYANACPKNNTQIPQKTNGQKSQQQSQARNGNQNSQGNKGQQNFMRGRMNHMTAETAQEAPDVVFGMFLVNSEPASILFDSGATHSFITDQFVVKHNIPKHSMKKTLLVSSPGGDMESRQICPRVNLKIIGIDFLANVVVLKSNGVDVILGMD; from the exons ATGGATCCGTTGGACGCCGATGACTGGCTGAAGGTCATTAACAAGAAGCTGGATATTACTCAGTGCAATGATCATGAGAAAGTCTTGTACGCTGCGGGACATTTGGAAGGAGCCGCAGCtgattggtgggatgcttacactACTGCCCACGCCAATGCCAATGCAATTACTTGGGAAGAATTCAGAAACAGTTTTCGCACACACCACATTCCAGCTGGTGTGATGAAGCTCAAGCAGAAGGAATTTCTATCTTTAAAGCAAGGCAATATGACAGTTAGCGAGTATCGGGACAAGTTCACACAGCTGTCTCGTTACGCGCCCAACGAGgtggacacagatgagaagagaCAGGAACGTTTCCTGGATG GAACACCAGCGCGCACTAATCAAGTAACTCCAGTTCGACCCAATGGGTGCTTCAAGTGTGGTAAGGTGGGACATTACGCCAACGCCTGTCCCAAGAACAACACGCAGATCCCTCAGAAGACCAATGGTCAGAAGTCACAACAGCAGTCGCAAGCACGTAATGGAAATCAAAACTCTCAGGGCAACAAGGGCCAGCAAAACTTCATGCGTGGTAGGATGAACCACATGACAGCTGAGACGGCCCAGGAAGCTCCAGATGTTGTTTTTGGTATGTTCCTCGTCAATTCTGAACCTGCATCAATTTTATTTGACTCTGGAGCAACTCATTCCTTTATAACTGATCAATTCGTGGTAAAGCATAATATACCTAAGCATTCTATGAAGAAAACCTTGCTAGTTAGTTCACCAGGAGGTGATATGGAAAGTAGGCAAATATGCCCACGAGTCAATCTGAAAATCATAGGAATAGATTTCCTAGCTAACGTTGTGGTTCTAAAGTCCAATGGTGTTGATGtaattcttggaatggactga